A genome region from Littorina saxatilis isolate snail1 linkage group LG16, US_GU_Lsax_2.0, whole genome shotgun sequence includes the following:
- the LOC138949632 gene encoding methyltransferase-like protein 27 isoform X1, with protein MSELEKEVKRFAETHNGEHVSSYRAVYNVGRHGISTKESTDAYHNWSATYEQDAGPDKFRGPVIAAESVAAFYRTHRDKVLILDVACGTGFVGQELQKRGFKQMDGLDPCSSLLEKARAKNIYRKEFCCYLNDKPLPIEDNTYNCAVLSGGMMEGHVPCSGLYQLARVVKPGGLVCIVMREEFLEHVQEYRDNLEPVITDLESRAIWRLISRTVVPNYFLDKNGVVFNFVKC; from the exons ATGTCCGAGCTTGAGAAAGAGGTCAAGAGGTTTGCCGAGACACACAATGGTGAACACGTCTCGTCTTACCGCGCCGTTTACAACGTGGGTCGCCACGGGATTTCGACCAAGGAATCTACGGACGCGTATCATAACTGGAGCGCTACGTACGAACAG GATGCCGGACCGGACAAGTTCAGAGGGCCGGTCATCGCTGCAGAGTCTGTGGCCGCGTTCTACcggacacacagagacaaggtGCTCATTCTCGACGTGGCTTGCGGCACTGGCTTCGTCGGACAAGAG CTGCAGAAACGAGGCTTCAAGCAAATGGATGGCCTTGACCCCTGCTCCAGCTTGCTAGAAAAGGCTCGTGCCAAGAACATCTACAGGAAAGAGTTCTGCTGCTACCTCAACGACAAACCGCTCCCtatagaagaca ACACGTATAACTGCGCTGTGTTGTCAGGGGGTATGATGGAGGGACATGTGCCATGTTCCGGTCTGTACCAACTGGCCAGGGTGGTCAAACCAG GAGGCCTGGTGTGCATCGTGATGCGAGAAGAGTTCCTGGAGCATGTGCAGGAGTACCGCGACAACCTGGAGCCTGTCATCACAGACTTAGAGTCACGTGCAATATGGCGTCTGATTTCAAGAACAGTCGTGCCCAATTATTTCCTTGATAAAAACGGCGTCGTGTTCAATTTTGTGAAATGCTAA
- the LOC138949632 gene encoding methyltransferase-like protein 27 isoform X2 — MSELEKEVKRFAETHNGEHVSSYRAVYNVGRHGISTKESTDAYHNWSATYEQDAGPDKFRGPVIAAESVAAFYRTHRDKVLILDVACGTGFVGQELQKRGFKQMDGLDPCSSLLEKARAKNIYRKEFCCYLNDKPLPIEDNTYNCAVLSGGMMEGHVP; from the exons ATGTCCGAGCTTGAGAAAGAGGTCAAGAGGTTTGCCGAGACACACAATGGTGAACACGTCTCGTCTTACCGCGCCGTTTACAACGTGGGTCGCCACGGGATTTCGACCAAGGAATCTACGGACGCGTATCATAACTGGAGCGCTACGTACGAACAG GATGCCGGACCGGACAAGTTCAGAGGGCCGGTCATCGCTGCAGAGTCTGTGGCCGCGTTCTACcggacacacagagacaaggtGCTCATTCTCGACGTGGCTTGCGGCACTGGCTTCGTCGGACAAGAG CTGCAGAAACGAGGCTTCAAGCAAATGGATGGCCTTGACCCCTGCTCCAGCTTGCTAGAAAAGGCTCGTGCCAAGAACATCTACAGGAAAGAGTTCTGCTGCTACCTCAACGACAAACCGCTCCCtatagaagaca ACACGTATAACTGCGCGGTGTTGTCAGGGGGTATGATGGAGGGACACGTGCCATGA